In Panthera uncia isolate 11264 chromosome B4, Puncia_PCG_1.0, whole genome shotgun sequence, one genomic interval encodes:
- the APOL6 gene encoding apolipoprotein L6 gives MGRTSTALVAQELVDDQTGKGFEAGIGLQRDQDDILPCEGVQQGEEGLSAEEITFLEEFPIVKEELEAGIRKLHALADHIDTTHRTLTKTNMAANSMAVVSGAMSILALILAPATAGGSLMFSAAGKGLGTAAGVTSILTNILGHFRNQEARAQASSLVPTRGHEVREPGGQKASYLMAVGKMAYDYGSAIKDIKKDIRALQIARAHPRLATAAKRLLTTGRVSARRSRQVQRAFKGTTLLMTTNIRLLGSAMAGLSLGQDLTALLKDWKRLKEGARTKSAEELRAQTWELERTLTELTQLYESLKRRVRLTSPSWVKLGEGGGKLELGLMGTKVYGKAPDNYQPPLYRWECDYSRFLI, from the exons ATGGGCAGAACGAGCACGGCTTTGGTGGCCCAGGAGCTGGTGGATGACCAGACGGGGAAAGGCTTCGAGGCTGGCATTGGTTTGCAGAG GGACCAGGATGACATTCTTCCGTGTGAAGGTGTGCAGCAAGGAGAGGAGGGTCTGTCAGCTGAAGAGATAACATTTTTGGAAGAGTTCCCCATCGTGAAGGAGGAGCTAGAAGCAGGCATCAGAAAGCTCCACGCCCTTGCAGACCACATCGACACAACCCACAGAACACTCACCAAAACCAACATGGCGGCCAACTCCATGGCGGTGGTCTCAGGAGCCATGAGCATCCTGGCTCTAATCCTTGCTCCAGCAACAGCAGGAGGAAGTCTGATGTTCTCCGCTGCTGGTAAAGGTCTGGGGACAGCAGCTGGGGTCACCAGCATCTTGACCAACATTTTGGGACACTTTCGAAATCAAGAAGCCCGAGCTCAGGCCAGCAGCCTAGTGCCCACCCGTGGCCACGAGGTCAGGGAGCCCGGGGGGCAGAAGGCATCTTACCTCATGGCTGTTGGAAAGATGGCTTATGATTATGGAAGTGCCATCAAGGATATTAAGAAGGACATCCGGGCCCTTCAGATAGCTAGAGCCCACCCACGTCTGGCCACTGCTGCTAAGCGTCTCCTGACCACTGGCCGAGTCTCGGCCCGAAGGAGCAGGCAGGTGCAAAGGGCCTTTAAAGGCACGACGCTGCTGATGACGACAAACATTCGCTTGCTGGGGAGTGCGATGGCGGGCTTATCCCTCGGCCAGGACTTGACCGCCCTCCTGAAGGACTGGAAGCGACTGAAGGAAGGAGCAAGGACAAAGTCTGCGGAAGAGCTGAGGGCCCAGACCTGGGAGCTGGAAAGGACGCTGACAGAACTCACCCAGCTCTATGAGAGCCTGAAGAGGAGGGTGAGGCTGACATCTCCCTCTTGGGtgaagctgggggagggaggcgggaagCTTGAACTGGGACTTATGGGCACCAAGGTTTATGGGAAAG CCCCTGACAACTACCAACCTCCTCTCTACCGCTGGGAATGTGACTACTCCAGgttcctcatatga
- the APOL5 gene encoding LOW QUALITY PROTEIN: apolipoprotein L5 (The sequence of the model RefSeq protein was modified relative to this genomic sequence to represent the inferred CDS: inserted 1 base in 1 codon) has translation MAAASGQGPSEAAPTDAIEELTRYKEASVPGNLSEEEKVFLFCFPLQKYKLEKSIRELHAIADQVDATHKMLAKTSLVAGASDALSGVLSILGLALVPVTVGGSLMLSAVGLGLGAVAAVTNMLTSVFENRSNMAARERASRLVPMETTTDYKAFEEIRLSEISVVCVDRCVRLIKKVKGPRASQMAKANSGFMAIGQYGRKPSXPFWRAGGLQRAAEGSVLSMSKGVRVPGAAGAGLSLLQDVQSLLQSRKHLEEGARAETAEALRTLAKEPEQELRQLTRHHKLTIQGRGCRRSPFLKEEVGRGCGRQTWSPSS, from the exons ATGGCAGCCGCCAGTGGGCAGGGTCCCAGCGAGGCTGCCCCCACTGATGCCATCG AAGAGCTGACACGGTATAAGGAAGCATCTGTGCCAGGAAACCTATCCGAGGAGgaaaaagtgtttcttttctgtttccccttGCAGAAGTATAAGCtggaaaagagcatcagagagcTGCACGCTATTGCCGACCAAGTGGACGCGACCCATAAGATGCTCGCCAAGACCAGCCTGGTGGCCGGTGCCTCAGACGCCCTCTCTGGCGTCTTAAGCATCTTGGGTTTGGCCCTGGTACCCGTGACAGTAGGGGGGAGTCTGATGCTCTCAGCggtggggctgggcctgggggcagTCGCTGCTGTCACCAACATGTTGACGAGTGTCTTCGAAAATAGAAGCAATATGGCAGCCAGAGAAAGAGCCAGCAGACTGGTGCCTATGGAAACAACGACGGATTACAAAGCTTTTGAAGAAATAAGGCTGTCTGAAATCAGTGTTGTGTGCGTTGATAGGTGTGTCAGACTCATCAAGAAGGTCAAGGGACCTCGTGCCTCCCAGATGGCCAAAGCCAACTCTGGCTTCATGGCTATAGGTCAATACGGCCGTAAGCCGT CCCCCTTCTGGAGGGCCGGAGGGCTGCAGAGAGCAGCTGAAGGCTCGGTCCTGTCCATGAGCAAAGGTGTCCGGGTGCCGGGTGCTGCTGGGGCTGGCTTGTCACTTTTGCAAGACGTGCAAAGCCTCCTGCAGAGCCGGAAGCACCTGGAGGAGGGGGCGAGGGCAGAGACAGCCGAGGCACTGAGGACACTCGCCAAGGAGCCGGAGCAGGAGCTGAGGCAGCTCACCCGGCACCACAAGCTGACCATCCAGGGGCGGGGCTGCCGGAGAAGCCCGTTCCTGAAGGAGGAGGTAGGAAGGGGGTGCGGAAGGCAGACGTGGTCCCCGTCTTCCTAG